In a genomic window of Demequina muriae:
- a CDS encoding endonuclease domain-containing protein: MDPVAACAQRGGVATYAELSSSGVARRALAAAVASGDVFRIATGVYALPTASRLARAEAVHRGTRTCITALAAHGLPHRTVDSRLHLAIPASSNHGRSSRDLRLHWYAGPIADAGTILGAIDVASLCLADVDQLAAIDAALNRGLIAPRDLDHLTVTPSSRAAWLRCHCDDECQSPPETFVRVAMREVGLPVRTQVQVSGVGRVDFLVDDAVIIEVDGKTYHMNERAFWEDRRRDRVAQVGGLMVLRFTREDVERDLGGVIALVTRAVTMARRRRGLAPLATREGPQWTPWVRDRRGRLQ; encoded by the coding sequence ATGGATCCGGTCGCGGCATGCGCGCAACGGGGAGGCGTTGCCACGTACGCGGAACTCAGCTCGTCAGGGGTGGCCCGCCGCGCGCTTGCGGCCGCCGTCGCGAGCGGCGACGTCTTCCGTATCGCGACGGGGGTCTACGCACTCCCCACCGCATCGCGGCTCGCACGCGCGGAGGCCGTCCATCGTGGCACCCGCACCTGCATCACCGCGCTCGCCGCGCACGGCCTGCCTCATCGCACCGTCGACTCGCGGCTCCACCTGGCGATACCCGCGTCGAGCAACCATGGTCGATCGTCGCGTGATCTGCGACTGCACTGGTACGCGGGCCCGATCGCGGACGCAGGCACCATCCTTGGCGCCATCGATGTGGCGTCCCTGTGCCTTGCGGACGTCGACCAGCTCGCCGCCATCGACGCCGCACTCAACCGCGGGCTCATCGCCCCGCGCGACCTCGACCACCTCACGGTGACACCGTCGTCCCGTGCCGCCTGGCTCCGATGCCACTGCGACGACGAGTGCCAGTCGCCGCCCGAGACGTTCGTGCGCGTGGCCATGCGAGAAGTCGGACTGCCGGTCCGCACCCAGGTCCAGGTGTCCGGCGTCGGTCGCGTGGACTTCCTGGTGGACGATGCGGTGATCATCGAGGTCGATGGCAAGACCTACCACATGAACGAGCGCGCGTTCTGGGAGGACCGACGGCGCGACCGCGTGGCGCAGGTCGGGGGGCTGATGGTGCTGAGGTTCACCCGTGAGGACGTCGAACGCGACCTCGGCGGCGTGATCGCACTGGTCACGCGGGCCGTCACCATGGCGCGGAGGCGGCGCGGACTGGCACCGCTGGCGACGCGGGAGGGTCCGCAGTGGACCCCATGGGTGCGGGATCGCCGCGGGAGGCTCCAGTAA
- the purM gene encoding phosphoribosylformylglycinamidine cyclo-ligase has product MTHLAPASAPLTYAESGVDTEAGDKAVELMKEAVARTHGPEVLGGVGGFAGLFDASALKDYRRPLLASSTDGVGTKIVIARQMDVHDTIGQDLVAMVVDDIVVCGAKPLVMTDYIACGKVVPERIADIVRGIALGCEMAGTALVGGETAEHPGVMDPEDYDVAGAAIGVVEADALLGAERVREGDAVVAMASSGLHSNGYSLVRRVASHAGWSLDDHMADLGRTVGEELLEPTRIYAQLCVDLAASTPGLRAFSHVTGGGLAANVARVIPRGMAATVARDAWDLPAVFSLVQSAGAVPWNDLESTLNMGVGMVAIVAPDEADALLAASAAAGVPAWTLGEIVADDGRVTGPDTVRGAKGVDGGAVLLSGAYRA; this is encoded by the coding sequence GTGACCCACTTAGCGCCCGCATCGGCCCCTCTCACGTACGCGGAGTCCGGCGTCGACACCGAGGCCGGCGACAAGGCCGTCGAGCTCATGAAGGAGGCGGTGGCCCGCACCCACGGACCCGAGGTGCTGGGCGGCGTGGGCGGCTTCGCCGGCCTGTTCGACGCCTCGGCGCTCAAGGACTACCGCCGGCCGCTGCTCGCGTCGTCGACCGACGGGGTGGGCACCAAGATCGTCATCGCGCGCCAGATGGACGTGCACGACACCATTGGCCAGGACCTCGTCGCCATGGTCGTCGACGACATCGTGGTGTGCGGCGCGAAGCCGCTCGTCATGACCGACTACATCGCGTGCGGCAAGGTCGTGCCCGAGCGCATCGCGGACATCGTGCGCGGCATCGCGCTCGGCTGCGAGATGGCCGGCACGGCGCTGGTGGGCGGCGAGACCGCCGAGCACCCCGGCGTCATGGACCCCGAGGACTATGACGTGGCGGGAGCGGCCATCGGCGTCGTCGAGGCCGATGCGCTGCTGGGCGCCGAGCGCGTGCGCGAGGGCGACGCGGTGGTCGCGATGGCATCCTCCGGGCTGCACTCGAACGGCTATTCCCTGGTGCGGCGCGTCGCGTCGCACGCGGGTTGGTCGCTCGACGACCACATGGCGGACCTGGGCCGCACGGTGGGCGAGGAGCTCCTCGAGCCGACCCGCATCTACGCGCAGCTGTGCGTGGATCTTGCGGCTTCCACCCCGGGGCTGCGCGCCTTCTCGCACGTGACCGGCGGCGGCCTCGCTGCCAACGTCGCGCGCGTGATCCCGCGGGGCATGGCCGCGACGGTCGCCCGCGACGCCTGGGATCTGCCCGCGGTGTTCTCTCTGGTGCAGTCCGCCGGGGCGGTGCCGTGGAACGATCTCGAGTCCACGCTCAACATGGGCGTCGGCATGGTGGCGATCGTCGCCCCTGACGAGGCAGACGCCCTGCTCGCCGCATCGGCCGCCGCGGGCGTGCCCGCGTGGACCCTGGGCGAGATCGTCGCTGACGACGGCCGTGTGACGGGCCCCGACACCGTGCGCGGCGCCAAGGGCGTCGACGGTGGTGCGGTGCTCCTCAGCGGCGCCTACCGCGCCTGA
- the purF gene encoding amidophosphoribosyltransferase gives MPRGDGRLNHDLLPGEKGPQDACGVFGIYAPEEEVAKLTYFGLYALQHRGQESAGIATSMGDKILVYKDMGLVSQVFDERALEALQGHLAIGHARYSTTGASVWANAQPTLGPTRAGTVALGHNGNLTNTPQLLELVEERLGSDRHDAIRAEGFTDTSIVTALLGWDRYDTLAEAALELMPHLAGAFSLVFMDETTLYAARDPQGVRPLVLGKLPSGGYVVASETAALDIVGATWEREVEPGEFLTIDGDGVHSQRFAEARPKGCVFEYVYLARPDTSIAGRSVHAARVEMGRRLAREHPVEADMVMPTPESGTPAAVGYAQESGIPFGQGLTKNAYVGRTFIQPSQTLRKLGIRLKLNPLREQIAGKRLVVVDDSIVRGNTQSAIVQMLREAGAAEVHVRISSPPVTWPCFYGIDFATREELAAVGRSVEEIRDQLGADSLGYISTESMIEATEQPRDRLCTACFTGEYPIEPPVDARHLLATQPVEVAP, from the coding sequence ATGCCCCGTGGAGACGGACGGCTGAACCACGACCTGCTCCCCGGCGAGAAGGGCCCGCAGGATGCATGCGGTGTGTTCGGGATCTACGCGCCCGAGGAGGAAGTGGCGAAGCTCACGTACTTCGGCCTCTACGCGCTGCAGCACCGCGGTCAGGAGTCTGCGGGGATCGCGACGTCCATGGGCGACAAGATCCTGGTCTACAAGGACATGGGGCTGGTGTCGCAGGTGTTCGACGAGCGTGCGCTCGAGGCACTCCAGGGGCACCTCGCCATCGGCCACGCGCGCTACTCGACGACCGGCGCCTCGGTATGGGCGAACGCCCAGCCCACTCTCGGGCCCACGCGCGCCGGCACCGTCGCGCTGGGGCACAACGGCAACCTGACGAACACGCCCCAGCTGCTCGAGCTGGTCGAGGAGCGGCTCGGCAGCGACCGCCACGACGCGATCCGCGCGGAGGGGTTCACCGACACCTCGATCGTCACGGCGCTGCTCGGCTGGGACCGCTATGACACGCTCGCGGAGGCCGCGCTCGAGCTGATGCCGCACCTCGCCGGCGCGTTCTCGCTCGTGTTCATGGACGAGACCACGCTCTACGCCGCGCGCGACCCTCAGGGCGTCCGCCCGCTCGTGCTGGGAAAGCTCCCCTCGGGCGGCTACGTCGTGGCCTCCGAGACGGCGGCCCTCGACATCGTGGGCGCGACCTGGGAGCGCGAGGTCGAGCCAGGAGAGTTCCTGACGATCGACGGCGACGGCGTGCACTCGCAGCGCTTCGCCGAGGCGCGACCCAAGGGCTGCGTCTTCGAGTACGTGTACCTGGCGCGCCCCGACACATCGATCGCCGGGCGGTCGGTGCATGCCGCTCGGGTCGAGATGGGCCGCCGCCTCGCCCGCGAGCACCCCGTCGAGGCGGACATGGTGATGCCGACGCCCGAGTCGGGCACCCCCGCCGCCGTGGGCTACGCGCAGGAGTCCGGCATCCCGTTCGGGCAGGGCCTCACCAAGAACGCCTACGTGGGCCGCACCTTCATCCAGCCGTCGCAGACGCTGCGGAAGCTGGGGATCCGTCTTAAGCTCAACCCGCTGCGCGAGCAGATCGCGGGCAAACGTCTCGTGGTGGTCGATGACTCGATCGTGCGCGGCAACACTCAGAGCGCCATCGTGCAGATGCTGCGTGAGGCCGGCGCCGCCGAGGTGCACGTGCGGATCTCCTCGCCGCCGGTGACCTGGCCGTGCTTCTACGGCATCGACTTCGCCACGCGGGAGGAGCTCGCCGCGGTGGGCCGCAGCGTCGAGGAGATCCGTGACCAGCTCGGTGCGGACTCCCTGGGCTACATCTCCACCGAGTCGATGATCGAGGCCACCGAGCAGCCCCGCGACCGGCTGTGCACCGCCTGCTTCACGGGCGAATACCCCATCGAGCCACCCGTCGACGCCCGCCACCTGCTCGCCACCCAGCCCGTGGAGGTTGCTCCGTGA
- a CDS encoding carbohydrate ABC transporter permease codes for MTSTEVLLSGPRVLPTAGLDGDFWATQGSNVLFGAVAIVVFLIIVVLVMYGADLIKGRFREKITLIVLISPVLLLLGIGLIWPAIDTTWLSFNTVTDAPDPDTGIYTTTMQFVGLDNYRFAFSDPGTLRTILNTFVWMILVPLLSTGFGLAYAVFIDKAKGEKVLKSLVFMPMAISLVGASVIWGNIMYDYQQVGEQTGLLNALRALVGLDPYNFLADNPLNTFWLIIILVWIQTGFAMVILSAAIKGVPAEINEAASLDGANAWQRFLSITIPSIRSTLVVVLTTITIMALKVYDIVRTVTQGRNSTDIVANRMYVLSFVEGRESLGAALAVILFVFVVPIVIYNVRSLNKVKETR; via the coding sequence ATGACGTCGACTGAGGTGCTCCTGTCCGGGCCACGCGTTCTCCCCACGGCCGGGCTGGATGGGGATTTCTGGGCGACACAAGGCTCCAACGTCCTGTTCGGCGCGGTGGCGATCGTGGTCTTCCTGATCATCGTCGTTCTCGTCATGTACGGCGCAGACCTCATCAAGGGCAGGTTCCGCGAGAAGATCACGCTCATCGTCTTGATCTCTCCGGTGCTGCTCCTGCTGGGCATCGGACTGATCTGGCCCGCCATCGACACCACGTGGCTGTCCTTCAACACGGTGACGGATGCGCCGGATCCCGACACCGGGATCTACACCACGACGATGCAGTTCGTCGGGCTCGACAACTACCGCTTCGCCTTCTCGGACCCGGGCACGCTGCGCACGATCCTCAACACCTTCGTGTGGATGATCCTGGTGCCGCTGCTGTCCACCGGCTTCGGTCTCGCCTACGCGGTCTTCATCGACAAGGCCAAGGGCGAGAAGGTCCTGAAGTCGCTGGTGTTCATGCCGATGGCCATCTCGCTGGTGGGCGCCTCGGTCATCTGGGGCAACATCATGTACGACTACCAGCAGGTCGGAGAGCAGACAGGACTCCTCAACGCCCTCCGGGCGCTCGTGGGGCTCGACCCGTACAACTTCCTGGCCGACAACCCGCTGAACACCTTCTGGCTCATCATCATTCTGGTGTGGATCCAGACCGGTTTCGCCATGGTGATCCTCTCGGCCGCGATCAAGGGCGTTCCTGCCGAGATCAACGAGGCGGCGTCGCTCGACGGCGCCAATGCCTGGCAGCGGTTCCTCTCCATCACCATTCCGTCGATCCGCAGCACCCTCGTGGTGGTGCTCACGACCATCACGATCATGGCGCTCAAGGTCTACGACATCGTTCGGACGGTGACGCAGGGGCGCAACTCCACCGACATCGTCGCCAACCGCATGTACGTGCTGAGCTTCGTCGAGGGACGTGAGTCTCTCGGTGCGGCGCTCGCGGTGATCCTGTTCGTGTTCGTGGTGCCGATCGTGATCTACAACGTCCGCTCCCTCAACAAGGTGAAGGAGACCCGCTGA
- a CDS encoding carbohydrate ABC transporter permease has protein sequence MSTSMQPPVQQPLKEDKDRAGKATSRSKKAKENLTSPWATAAAIIIAMVWTIPTIALFMNALVPGDRYRTDAWWTVMADGALTFENFGYVLFDSFGDNSTAPPLLANVMNSIVVTVPSVVFPVVLALMAAYAFAWIPFRGSNFLFVLIFALQVVPLQLALIPLLRILGPENLGLAGEFGGVWIAHTIFALPLCVFLLHNFVAHIPREVLEAARVDGASHTQVFFRIIIPLSLPAIASIAIFQFLWVWNDLLVSAVFGSNRTYPLTYPISNLAGDYGQYAYLVPPAAFISMIIPLIVFFSLQRYFVRGLLAGSTKG, from the coding sequence ATGAGCACCTCCATGCAGCCTCCCGTGCAGCAACCGCTGAAGGAGGACAAGGACCGGGCGGGCAAGGCGACGTCTCGGTCGAAGAAGGCCAAGGAGAATCTGACCTCTCCGTGGGCCACTGCCGCGGCGATCATCATCGCCATGGTGTGGACCATCCCCACCATCGCGCTGTTCATGAATGCGCTGGTGCCGGGCGATCGCTACCGCACCGATGCGTGGTGGACCGTGATGGCCGACGGCGCGCTCACGTTCGAGAACTTCGGCTACGTGCTGTTCGACTCGTTCGGCGACAACTCGACCGCACCGCCACTGCTGGCGAACGTCATGAACTCGATCGTGGTCACGGTCCCGTCGGTGGTGTTCCCGGTCGTCCTGGCATTGATGGCGGCGTACGCGTTCGCGTGGATCCCATTCCGTGGGTCGAACTTCCTGTTCGTGCTCATCTTCGCGCTCCAGGTGGTGCCGCTGCAGCTCGCGCTCATCCCGCTGCTGCGCATCCTCGGACCGGAGAACCTGGGTCTGGCGGGAGAGTTCGGGGGCGTGTGGATCGCGCACACGATCTTCGCGCTGCCGCTGTGCGTGTTCCTCCTGCATAACTTCGTGGCCCATATCCCACGCGAGGTCCTCGAGGCCGCGCGTGTCGATGGCGCGAGTCACACGCAGGTGTTCTTCCGCATCATCATCCCGCTGTCACTGCCGGCGATCGCCTCCATCGCGATCTTCCAGTTCCTGTGGGTGTGGAACGACCTGCTCGTCTCCGCGGTGTTCGGAAGCAACAGGACGTACCCGCTGACCTACCCGATCTCGAACCTCGCGGGCGACTACGGCCAGTACGCGTACCTCGTGCCGCCGGCGGCGTTCATCTCGATGATCATCCCGCTCATCGTGTTCTTCTCGCTGCAGCGCTACTTCGTGCGTGGCCTGCTGGCGGGGTCCACGAAGGGCTGA